Genomic segment of Oryza sativa Japonica Group plastid, complete genome:
AAAACTAATTGAATCAAATTCATGGATTTACCACGACCTCGGCTGTGACCCCATAGATAAAAATGCAAAATTTCTATCTTCGAGACCATTGAAAAAAGGCATTGAACGAGAAAAAATCGTCCACAGATAATCTATCGTATGCCTTGGAAGTGATATAAGGTGCTCGGAAATGGTTGAAGTAATTGAATAGGAGGATCACTATGACTATAGCCCTTGGTAGAGTTACTAAAGAAGAAAATGATTTATTTGATATTATGGACGACTGGTTACGAAGGGACCGTTTTGTTTTTGTAGGATGGTCTGGCCTATTGCTTTTTCCTTGTGCTTATTTCGCTTTAGGAGGTTGGTTTACAGGGACAACTTTTGTAACTTCTTGGTATACCCATGGATTGGCGAGTTCCTATTTGGAAGGTTGCAATTTCTTAACCGCAGCAGTTTCCACCCCTGCCAATAGTTTAGCACACTCTTTGTTGCTACTATGGGGCCCGGAAGCACAAGGGGATTTTACTCGTTGGTGTCAATTAGGTGGTCTGTGGACTTTTGTTGCTCTCCATGGGGCTTTTGCACTAATAGGTTTCATGTTACGTCAATTTGAACTTGCTCGGTCTGTTCAATTGCGGCCTTATAATGCAATTTCATTCTCTGGCCCAATCGCTGTTTTTGTTTCCGTATTCCTGATTTATCCACTGGGGCAATCCGGTTGGTTCTTTGCGCCGAGTTTTGGCGTAGCAGCGATATTTCGATTCATCCTCTTCTTCCAAGGATTTCATAATTGGACGTTGAACCCATTTCATATGATGGGAGTTGCCGGAGTATTAGGCGCGGCTCTGCTATGCGCTATTCATGGGGCAACCGTGGAAAACACTCTATTTGAGGACGGTGATGGTGCAAATACCTTCCGCGCTTTTA
This window contains:
- the psbD gene encoding photosystem II protein D2, whose amino-acid sequence is MTIALGRVTKEENDLFDIMDDWLRRDRFVFVGWSGLLLFPCAYFALGGWFTGTTFVTSWYTHGLASSYLEGCNFLTAAVSTPANSLAHSLLLLWGPEAQGDFTRWCQLGGLWTFVALHGAFALIGFMLRQFELARSVQLRPYNAISFSGPIAVFVSVFLIYPLGQSGWFFAPSFGVAAIFRFILFFQGFHNWTLNPFHMMGVAGVLGAALLCAIHGATVENTLFEDGDGANTFRAFNPTQAEETYSMVTANRFWSQIFGVAFSNKRWLHFFMLFVPVTGLWMSAIGVVGLALNLRAYDFVSQEIRAAEDPEFETFYTKNILLNEGIRAWMAAQDQPHENLIFPEEVLPRGNAL